GAACCAAATATGGAAGAGCCATACAATTAATGACCCTACGAAACCCGATACATTCCTTACCCTTCTCCCCACATTCCCTCAACCCCATTTTACAAGCCAATCCGAACCCGTCAACAAATCAAGCAGCTTCTCGCTTTCctcatttttacaaaaaaaaaaacagccccCTCTTTATTTCCCTGCCCACATGTCAAAAATCCTCCTTGGCCGTTCTTCAATAATTGTCTTCGAAAGTCATCTCCATTGACACATTCTACAATTTATTAAGGCGGTAATGGTTATAGTGCTAAATTCTCCCAATTTACAAAGAATATCTGACAAGAATGGATGTACGAAATTTAAGAAGTTAATAATATATGCAACGATTACAACTTTAGCGATCTTATAGAAGAACAAATATGATAGCGCCGAGTATAAACTCATTTGCATTAGGAACATACATAAGCAGTCATTCATCATTGCAGAGAGGTTCTCTAACTCCACTTGTATAGACAGTCAGCTGAAGTTGTGCCTGCTAAGAAATGAGTACAATCATGATCTTCTAAATGGTCACATATGGTACAGAGAATGCGTGTATGTATTACATGGGAAGCAATCAAGGAATGAAATTTCTACATTAACAACATGGTGACCAATTGGTTAATGAATGCTGTTCATATGCTATGATTTATGTAAAAAACTGCTCGttgctgtcaaaattttgtaAGAAGATCGCAAAAATGGATTCCTTTGCTCAGACTTTCAGCAGTCTAACGAATCTGAACAGTGCAAAGGTGCTAATCATCTTCATCAGATGACAAAGTAGGGCTCTTCGAACAAATTTCCTCTGCATGGAGTTCCAATAACTTCTTCTCGGGCTCACAGAGTCCTGAAAGATGATGGCCATACACATCATGATTTAGCTGAAGTACATGAGGTCTATTTTGATGTAAaggatgagagagagagagggagagagagagaatgaaaATTCCTAGCTATCCATTTTAAGCAAATGTCAAATGGATTTGAACTATTTAGACCACCTCGGAAAGATTTGAGACATGCTCTAAGAAGCCGATCTAACAAATGCCAAATAGCAAGCAAGAGCAAAGATTTCCACTCCCACTCAGAAGAGCACGTAGATTTCCAAACTTCAAAAGAAAAGTAGCAAACTTCTGTCCTAAAAGAATTCCTTGGAAATCCTGCGTTCTGTGCAATGCCCAAAGCTCATCCTCTCACACATAATTTGCCTGACACAAAGGTATGATCTAATCTATCCTTAGACAATGCCAGATAAAAGAATTTTGAATTCCCTAAGGTGAAAAAACCAGCAGAAGAGCACTTAAATTTATCATGCACTATGCAATAGAAAGATGATACAATTATCTAGAACTTTTAGTCTATCGCCCTAAAGCATGTTTATATCCGCATAATATGCTATCTGAGAACTAGTTTGATTATGTACCACTAATAACCTGAAAGCAGtgctttaaaaattttaaagactAACCAGAACACTTGGGAATATCCCACACGGCTATGGATGAGGAAGTACACTCTGGTTGACATAGTAGCTTATTGTTCTCATGGTTGACATTCATTGCGAGCATCCAAGCACCAATTGTAACATCCTCATTGCTGAACATCCGAAAACTGTAAATTACaagcaaaagtaaaaaatgGAATGCACTCTGGATTAGAAATGGACTAGTCTGGAAATAAAATTTTACTTTTGTAGCAAGCCAGAGTGAGGAGatgctgaaaaaaaaataatagggGACAAAcaattattccataaaaacTAAATCCATTGTTCTACCCTTAACAATTTCACTTCTTAGAGAAACAAAAAGCATATGCAAAGATGAAAAAAAGCTCTTTGTTTGTGCGTTACTCCTTGTAAGTTTGTATGGCACCAGTGCTACAGTCTCCAGGATTTTGTTGAATAACTTGATTACACTTTTTTTGGAATATAGCTTGGATGCCAAAGTTAGTAAGCCTTTATTCCCCTTCCATTTTAGTTCCTAAATGAACCTTGGTAACTCAAAATTGGGAgatcgaaaaaaaaatgaaaaataacctCCAGAGACTACAAGGTCTACGAAGGATTAGATGTATTCAATCCTACTGCTTCTTAGACTGAGGTTGATAAGGACAACATAATATGCCTGACAAGCTTTGTTAGGTAGATTTATAGAATTTGGCAATTTGTTGTTTCTTGTTTCATAGGTCAATTTAAATGCAAAGCTACATTTAGCCATCAAACATATGTAGTAATGCAATTGGATTGATTTTTCTATTACTGATATGAGAGTCCTTTTCAGCTGaagaacaaaaagagaaaatgcaCCGCTGTTATAATGAGCACAAAAGCAGCTTGCCTGTTGTTTCTCAGAGCAACCAAACTGGCAACAACATCTGCAGATAGAGCATAAAGTGGACCATAAGCATGGAGAAAGTATTCCTTTCCAAGCAGATGTCCTAGAGGCTCGTACCTGCATTAGGGAAATATTTGGCATCCTTGAActaaaaatgtaagaaaatacaAAGCTAAAACTCAGTTTTGATTTTGGTCACTCACACCCTTCCATAATTCGTTTCAcacaagaaaatttcttttttcccaCAAAGGAACAGAAGCTAAATTGCTACAACAGCCTAATATTACTGAAAATGATAGCCGTACTACTCTGGACTGGTGAGGAGCAGAATAACGTATGACCTTGCAGATAATTATGCACCTAGGTTGAGAATAGCACAACTACAACTTGAGTAATAGGAACATAATCCCTCAACAGAAAGAAGAGAAGACAAAAGAAAAGCCATAAAATACTGTTAGGTTCAAGAAGTAAACAAAGATATAGACTTACACCTCACTTGCAGAAAGTGAATTTAATTCACTTTCAGTTCTATTCATCTCAGTGGTGGAATTGGGGCAGACATCAGGAAGCAAACCTGATTTCtggttattttgttttattatttcaattgtAGCAAAGGAAATCTGAGTATTCAACTGGCTAACAGAGAAATGGTGGAAGGTCGAAatgattttataaattttgtcGCTATGGTCTATATAGGGAGTGCATGCTGGAATTGATCGCTTGGTTGCATTATTCTGAAATGCATCTTAAGGTTGGGTAGCTCCACTCCCCTTGACACTCCTATGCCATTTCATATAAGATGTAATATCAGTCATATATAAGATGCGCTTTTCATTTCTAACAAGCAAGATGCCAACAAGATGTAACATTCATCATATATAGCAATACTGTCAACATAAGCCAGGCCTCAACCTATGTGCAACTAGAAGGTTTTCTTAATTGACTTTTATAatcttagttttttattttctaattctGTTTGACTTATTTTAACGAGGCAGACATGTTATTCTGtgattcaaaaaagaaaaagaaagcacaAAATAAATGGCAACTCGAGATACAATGATCAAAATGCAAAGACTAACCATTTGAGCTTGGGATCAGTAAAAACTGGGCCTTTCTTCATGCATCCAAGATATGTTTGAGAATGAGAACGCTCCTTAaccaagagaagagagagacgATCTGTTTAACGAAAAGAAATGAGATtgcataaaaatagaaaaagaaaataagtaaTCAAATTGCTGCAAATTGAAATAGAAGTGTAAAAACCAAGGTACAAACAAGCTGTCAAAGCCACTGACCTGGTCTCAGATATATGTCATCATCTGCCTTAACATAAAAGTCAGCATCATAAAGAGCATAAGCAGCTTTGAAGAAAGCTAGCCTGTAATAGAGTCACACGTCAATGTAAATATCACCTGATAAAACCAGTGATTAGATTTATAATCAGTCAGCACTAACGTTTTGTATGGGAGCTTACTATACTCCTCTTCAATATCCAATAGCATGAAATCGTCATATTTGGCTACCTCCCTCCTAAGCTCTGACATCTTTGATTTATCACTAGTCCTACCAATAACAAATCTAAATACCAAGCCAGTAGCTTCCTCCAACCTGCAGTTTTAACAAGAAACATCTCATGCACATGGACAGAATATCAAATGATTAGGATCAAATGATTAGGCTGAGTATTTGTACCCCATAACACATGGAAAATGGactaatgcaagaaatataCAGTATTATTATAAACGGAAAACCAGACATTAACATTCCAGAACCACAGTAATTCATCTACTGATACAAATGTCTGTGCAACTGCTGCAGTTAAGTGGCAATCACAGACCTAAATGTTAGTCGGGTATCTTACAAGCATTCAGTAAGTCTCGCTAAATGATACTCTGCAGAACAATTTCATGATGCTCAGTGATTCAAAAAGGAGATTGCAACAAACAAACTTCTCAAGGCCTACGGTTTGTTGCATTCCAAGTCTACTCATACACCAAGTACACGAACCTCCTTAAGCAGCACAAAATCTTTTAGCTGCATGACTTGTTTGATTCAAATATAGAAATATTTACAACTTTTAACATCTTCCCTCACATGAAATGTCGGTTTTCTTAGTTTTATAACAAGTTTGCAACCTGATTAGACAACCTGCAATCTCAAGATCTCCAAAAACACCagaaaaatacaagaacaaATCACTCCCGTGACCCCGAACATAAAACCATGCAACTTTCATAAGACAAAACTAATAATGTCAAGGCAGCTCACACCATCATCTATCGTCCACTTGACATAGACATTTGAAGGGAGAGGGGGGGACCCAGAAATACACACCGACacaaaagaaaggagaaaacaGAATAACGATAACAAAAATGGAAAGCACGTAATTTCCTTTCAATCCaagtaagtgaagcttaaatcTGGTACAAATAACTCTTAAGAGACTAAATACTGCATCAAGGCCAATTTTTTCCATCAATCTACGATATCAGATCTCCATAGTCAAATACAATAAAGGAAGATGCTTACTGCATACAACAGCTATACCATAAGCAAAATCATGAGCATTATAAAGGCCAACTTAACTACATATCGATGCAACAAAAACTGGTGCAAGCAAAAACAAGATCCTTCTACCacaaaaactatttgattaaagAAATGTTAAACAATTTACTATACCGTTGAAGACCTTGAGGATCAGAGGGAAACCAAGTCTGGCGCAAAGCCCGGCGACGACCAGCGGATCCAAACCCGGTTTGAATTCCCACAAAGCCCGTGGCTTTATACCTCTTTTGCCCTCGCACTGAATTCCCGTTAGCTCCATTATCACCATCACTACTGCTGCTG
The DNA window shown above is from Coffea arabica cultivar ET-39 chromosome 5e, Coffea Arabica ET-39 HiFi, whole genome shotgun sequence and carries:
- the LOC140006715 gene encoding probable beta-1,3-galactosyltransferase 14; the protein is MPSSPKFFPARPSSSKSRRSTVLILCLLVGVAGFFLGFLVVSKQGLGYSCKYAKPISVSVVWDRTNSGNSFSSSSDGDNGANGNSVRGQKRYKATGFVGIQTGFGSAGRRRALRQTWFPSDPQGLQRLEEATGLVFRFVIGRTSDKSKMSELRREVAKYDDFMLLDIEEEYSKLPYKTLAFFKAAYALYDADFYVKADDDIYLRPDRLSLLLVKERSHSQTYLGCMKKGPVFTDPKLKWYEPLGHLLGKEYFLHAYGPLYALSADVVASLVALRNNSFRMFSNEDVTIGAWMLAMNVNHENNKLLCQPECTSSSIAVWDIPKCSGLCEPEKKLLELHAEEICSKSPTLSSDEDD